The Nitrospinota bacterium nucleotide sequence CATCTGATTCTGTAATGCCTCCAACAGCTCCATGAACGATTTTCAGTATAATATCTTTTGTACTAAGTTTTTCCAATGAGTCTTTAAGGGCCTGAACCGATCCGTGGGTATCTCCTTTAATCAATATATTTAATTCTTTTATGTCCCCTTTTTGGATTTGTGTATAGAGATCATCTAGAGTAACTTTAGAAGTTTTGGCTAATCCTTCTTCACGTTGTTTTGTCTGTCTTAGAATACCTATTTGTCGTGCCTTTCTCTCATCTGACACAACCACAAAAGAATCTCCAGCTAATGGTACTCCTGACAGACCAAGAACTTCAACAGGGGTTGATGGTCCAGCCTCCTTTATCTTTTTTCCTCTATCGTTAATAAGGGCTCTTACCTTTCCATAATTTAGACCTGCTATAAAAGATTGTCCCTCTTTAAGGGTTCCGTTCTGGATTAAGACAGTAGCAACAGGTCCCCTTCCCTTGTCTAGCTTTGACTCGATAACAATACCCTTAGCTAGTCTTTTTGGATTTGCTCTTAATTCTAAAACCTCTGCCTGCAAAAGTATCATCTCTAATAGATTTTCAATACCTGTTCTTTTTTTCGCAGAGGTCTCTACAAATATTGTTTGTCCTCCCCACTCCTCAGGAACCAGATTAAATTTCATCAAATCTTTTTTTACTTTTTCAATATTGGCGTTGGGTTTATCTATCTTATTTATTGCAACAATAATAGGGACTTGAGCTGCTTCAGCATGGTTAATCGCTTCTTCTGTCTGAGGCATGACACCATCGTCTGCAGCAACTACAAGTACAACTATATCTGTAACTTGAGCCCCTCTTGCTCTCATTGAGGTAAAAGCCTCATGTCCAGGTGTATCTAAAAATACAATTTCTCCTTTTTCAATCTCAACCTTATAGGCCCCAATTTGCTGTGTTATACCACCTGCTTCTTTACCTATAACATTAGTCTTTCTAATTACATCTAATAAAAGGGTTTTACCGTGGTCTACATGTCCCATAATAGTGACTACTGGAGGCCGAGGAATAAGCAAAGAAGGGTCTTCTTTTTCTTCCTGAAAAGTTTCTTCTCGTTCAATTGAATAAATCTCAGCCTCAAATCCAAAATTTTTTGCAATTACCCTTACTGCTTCAATATCAATAACCTGATTAATGGTTGCTATTATTCCCATTGCCATTAATTTTTTTATTATTTCGTTTGGCTGAACATTTAATTTTTCCGCTATCTCCTTTACAGTAATTGCCTCGCTCAATTGAATCTTTTTTAATCTTTTTTCCTGAGTAGATGTCGGAATTTCTTCTTTTTCTTTTATTTGATGAGTAACATCTTTCTTTTTTAATTTCTCTTCCTTCTTTTTTACCTTTCTTGATTCAGATAAGACCTCGAGAATTAAATCAGAAGTCTCTTTATCAATGGTGCTCATGTGACTCTTTACTTCTATTCCCTCTTTTTTGAGTTCTTCAATGAGCAGTTTACTATCTTTTTTTAATTTCTTAGCCAATTCATAAACTCTAATTTTACTCATAAATTATCCTTCTTCTATTCTAAAGTAGTCTATTGAAAAATAATTAAAGTTCGCATGTATTACTTTTGTTTATTTTGAATTAATATGTTCCTTTCCCAAAACTTTTCATTTTGGATATCATTTTTGTAACTTATTCTTTTATACTTTCAAAGAAATCTCTTTTATTTGGTTTTAATACTTCATCTTTAAAAACCTTGTCTAAAAATCTATTTTTTAAAGCTAACTCGATACAATTTGTATTTGGACATATATATGCACCCCTCCCCGGTAGTTTCTTATCTACATCGATTTTAATATTTCTATCCGGGGTCTTAACAATCCTAATTAAATTTGATTTATCTGAAGTTTTTTTACATCCTATACAAGTTCTTTGAAACTTTTTCTTCATAAGATTAAAGATCT carries:
- the infB gene encoding translation initiation factor IF-2 translates to MSKIRVYELAKKLKKDSKLLIEELKKEGIEVKSHMSTIDKETSDLILEVLSESRKVKKKEEKLKKKDVTHQIKEKEEIPTSTQEKRLKKIQLSEAITVKEIAEKLNVQPNEIIKKLMAMGIIATINQVIDIEAVRVIAKNFGFEAEIYSIEREETFQEEKEDPSLLIPRPPVVTIMGHVDHGKTLLLDVIRKTNVIGKEAGGITQQIGAYKVEIEKGEIVFLDTPGHEAFTSMRARGAQVTDIVVLVVAADDGVMPQTEEAINHAEAAQVPIIVAINKIDKPNANIEKVKKDLMKFNLVPEEWGGQTIFVETSAKKRTGIENLLEMILLQAEVLELRANPKRLAKGIVIESKLDKGRGPVATVLIQNGTLKEGQSFIAGLNYGKVRALINDRGKKIKEAGPSTPVEVLGLSGVPLAGDSFVVVSDERKARQIGILRQTKQREEGLAKTSKVTLDDLYTQIQKGDIKELNILIKGDTHGSVQALKDSLEKLSTKDIILKIVHGAVGGITESDVMLSSASNAIIIGFNVRPTPKASEFLEKEKLDMRIYTVIYDAINDVKAAIKGLLEPKFKERMLGRAEIREVFNIPKIGPIAGSHVTQGIIKRGSETRLLRDNVIIYQGRIESLRRFKEDANEVQSGYECGIGIENFQDIKVGDIIETFFYEKVK
- a CDS encoding YlxR family protein — encoded protein: MKKKFQRTCIGCKKTSDKSNLIRIVKTPDRNIKIDVDKKLPGRGAYICPNTNCIELALKNRFLDKVFKDEVLKPNKRDFFESIKE